The genome window AGGAACAGAAAAAAGTGTTGGCCGGACCAGAATCTAATGTTACCTTGCTCTGTTTGGTGGATGGTCATCCACAACCCAACATCAACTGGACCATGTAAGTCCTGACTTGTAAAGAATTGATGACGTTCcccaaaaatgttgtttgaaaAAGTGAATTTTGCATCGGTATGTAGATTTTTCCAACACATCCTCAGACCTAAATGACTGAAGAGGTCGATATGTATCACTGTTCCTAAAACAACATGGCAGAGTTGCAGAGTTAAAGTGTCAACACACGTACATGACCTTCGTCATacagttgcagtttggttagatttaggacaatatcatggtttgggttaaaataccTGTGTTACTTCTATAACTTCCATAATAAATCTTCTTATGTTACCTAAATAACTTACAATACCTTCTGTATGTGATGTCACTTCACTACGTCAGTAAGTTAGGAGAGCTTCTTGTTTCACATTGGACACAAACTGAATTAAAGTCCTGTCACTGTGTAACCTGACCATCCCTTTCCGACCTGCTCACCATGTGGACTTGTCTCTGTAGAATttctcttcacttcctccttttcAGCCGTACTAATTAaaacagccactagaggtcgccacagaacaacaaaagcaaatatgggtcataataagctgctttcatgGCTTGACCTTcctttgttttagtttcttATAACTTTAACTATCATCACTAACACAACTGTGACATTTTGTGGTGACATGTAGTCAATAACATTATGTCTTCATTCTAGTTTCATGCCTCTTTTCATGGCTCTTTCCTATAAGTTGTGTCTGCAAACATCTGGATGACTTCATGTTCTATTTTGAATTCACCTGAATAACATCCACAACATCACTCAATGTGTATTTTGCTTTGTATTTCCTTCCCCCAGGCCAAACTCGATTGATCCTTCACGTCATCACTTCAACTCAGACCGCAGCCAGCTGACTATAAGATCTGTGACCAGGGCCGACTACGGAGAATACGTCTGCACCGCAACCAACAAGATAGCTGAGAGCAGTGCTACCATCATGCTTCATgtttttggttggtttggttcTCTCTAAGTTTTTCTGTTAACACcgtcatgaaaaatgaaaacctgCTTTTCAACCATGATGACATGTTACTTTATCCAGTTTTGCTATAAAGACTCTGGGACTCagtgtttctttacattttagtGAGATGGTTGCTGTtgtgatcattttatttcagaGGCCCCGgaggtgtttgtgtctgcagagcAACAGAGTGTGTCAGTGGGTGagcgtgtgtctgtgtcctgTAACGTCTCTGGTCATCCTCAGCCTGAGCTGCACTGGCTCAACAAGCACAACGGACGCACAGTGGTAAGAGTGTatggacacatacacacacacatatgcagttTTGATCATCCCCAGAACAATATGACCCCTGTTAACTCCATGTTACCGTCTAACTTTTATCACAGTTAGACTATTCCAGCTACATGAAGTTTGAGCTTTTACAGGTCTGTATATATATGATTAAATATTTCCTTTGTGCCCCCCTCTGTCAGGACTCCTCTGGTCATGTCCGTGTTGTTGACGGTGCGTTGGTGATTGAGGAGGTGTTGtcctctgatggtggactgtatTCCTGCATGGCTGTCAGCACCTCTGGAAATGCATCAAGAGATGTTGCAATACACAGTAAGAAAATAAAGTAGACTGCATATTAACTTACACTCATCCCTCTTCAGTACATTTTATCCTTTtctcacatttgtttttcctgtctttatCTGCTCCTCCCTTCTGACCCAAAGCCGAGCCCGGTCCACCTCACTACCTGTCAGTCTCACCTGGACCGTCCTCAGTCTTCTTCTCCCTCAAAACTCTGCCCATCAGTGGAGGAACACCGATCACACATTTTGCTCTACAGTGGAGGCAAAGTGCAGCAGAACAGTGGAAGGAAGCCATGGTCCCAGCTTCAGGTAAAACCTTTGTTTTTCAGAGAGGCTTTGCAGTCGTTAATCAtgaatcatgaaaaaaacagaccttgaatattttgtattttaaactGCTTATATCAAACAATTGATTCCGTCACAAATGcctaaataacatttaaaaatgcacatgAGCTGATGTTGTTCCtttctgtgtttgctttgtAGATCCTTTAGCTATCACCACACTCAGGCAGtacacaatgtacacagtgcGTTTGGCTGCCGTGAATGCAGTGGGGGCGGGCCAGTTCTCTGAACCAACAAATGTCCGCACACTGGGAATACGTAAGTGCTACACACATCGAACCCATGCTTCATGCCCTTTGTGATGCACTAAGTGAATATGCAGTTTCTAAGTGTGTTTGCTATATGTTTGTAGAAATAATGCACATCTATTGATGTACAATGCACAGTATGTGTACATCCAATCATTCGAGCAAGCAGTCTGCCTTCCTTCTCATCTACCATTCCTAAttagtttttcttcttcatgcaAACCTCACCACAACGTTTCTATGACATCAACATCTGCTGTCTGATGTTCATTCACGATGCTGATGACACCGTGTAATCTACTGTCATCCGTCTTCAGAGGGTAAAGTACACACAGCGGTCTACTAATGTTCATTcaatctgcatgtagcctacatatatacaaatatgAGTTCTCATTGTTCATGGTCATCAGTTCTTAtcattctctctgtcttctgtctgcAGGTGAACCAGACAGTCCAGTTTTGACGGTCGATCAGATGAAAGTAGAACGCAACTCTTTCTCTGTACCTGTTAAACAGAGTGATGATGGTGGAAATCCTCTGCAGCACTATAACATACGTTACAGACAGGTAGGAGACAGTGTGAGTCGGTCTGTGCATGTGAATGACTCTTCTTTGGTCTTTTCTGTTGTCTAACTGTCATCCTTCACTCCTCTCTTATGCTCTCTCAGGATAAAGAAGGTGCTGAGTGGAAGGAGATGCAGCTGTCGCCCAGTACCGACTCTATCTCCCTTAAAGAACTGTCTTTTGGGTCAGGCTATCAACTGGAGGTCATAGCGGTCAATACGAATGGTTCTTCTCTCCCTTCCATGTTCAACTTCACCATTGGAGAACAGCCTGGTATGTGTCCCCCCTATTCCCTACACCACACACTTGAGCCTGTTAGCCAGGAAATGTGGCATAaactgttaaaggtgcactatgtcaGAATTGGCctcctgtcaaattcatacaaggggcagcatatcaccagggtgactgctaactgctgctaactgtagctggcgttagctagttagcttaacTAGCCAATCATCTAGTGGTCCAAACTGCGAGCTTGGAGCACCAGCAGAGTGTTGGCATTTACACCTCTAGCAAAGCAGCTTTGCTATGCtcactggttagcatgctaacttcagtagctaTCCCTGCAACATATTACTTATGTAAACATCAGCAGATTTAAATTATTAGCTATTTCTTCACAATTTGTTAAAGATTctactttgtttttgtatgcTGACATAGAATTGAACAATAGATGAAGTTCAACTCAAAATTGTTCAGTACTAATGCTTCAGGTTCACCTTGACTCTCCCATCTCTCCCTCAAAGTGAGCAGCCGCAGTATGACTAAAGGCAGTGTGATTGGCACCGTCATGGTCATCTTCCTGGTGGTGTTCCTGGTAGTAGACGCCACCTGCTGCTACAGAAATCACTGCGGCCTGCTCATGTCCATTGCTGTGAAACTCTTTGGATACAAAGTGCCAGGCCTCAAAATGCTTGAAGATGGAGATGGAACCACAAACGGGTAAGTAGGAGTTTGTGAAAATCATTtcacaaattgaaaaaaaaaaacaccttttctGATGATCATcaagtcatcatcatcaaattTCAAACCTTCATATGTGTGCAGAGAAGTGAAGTTGAAGGGTATATCCACTCCAAGAAGCAGTACAGCGGGGATTAAGACTACCGAGTGTGGGCAGCTCACAGAGGTCACCTGCGACAAGGCCTCCCTAACCAAACACGAGTATGTTCatttgtttcctgtcactctgaTATCCAAGAAAGATCCATCCATATACAACTGACTATAGATCCCACAGACGACTTGCTTGCCCCACTGCAAATGATTATTTCCTTATCAGAAAGTTGTATCTTATCCTAAAGTTATGCAGTTACAATTTCAAGCACTTTATGTAAAATCAAAGCACTTTTCAAACCTTGAAATCACCACATTAAAATCAAAGCATTTTTAAGGATTTCCAGGATTTCAAGGATTTACCCTTACTATGCTTCCAAAAGTATGGAAGTGTGTCAATGTGACCAAATTTGTGTCAGTGGTCATCTTCCACATACAGCGCTGTTGGCTAAATGAATAACTAACTATACTTTTTTATACTGATTTCATTATGCaatgaaacagagaaagacGTTGAAGACTTTCATGTTGAAGTCGCAGACAAATATGACCATTGACATCTCCAAGATACAGAGACATTCAACAACTATGTTTGactaaaatataaaactcaTCACTGTTCATTCAGATCGAAGAACCAGTGGATACCAcatagtaaataaaaaaaaaaactggctcCAATTTGAACATAGTTATTACtcaatactgttttttttttttttaaccaatatCTCATTGATGAATTGTTTCTTTCCGACAGGAAAATTCAGCCAGATAGAGACCTGCACCATGCCAATGTGTGAGACCAGAAAACTGGACAAACAAGAAACGAAAAGAACCAACaagtaaataaagtataaagAACAAGAGAAGATATCAAACAATCATCCAGTCCTAATACAGCCAGCTGCCTTTACGCTGGATGTAACTGCCACTGGAAAAGTCAACCTTTACTGACAGACTGCAGGAaaacactgatgtcactgaagtTTGTTCAAACTATTTCAGACGTGCTGTTGGAGTGAGAGGACAGCGGGCCGGTGTTCAGCCTCTCCTGACAACACTGTCCTCTCCTCAGGTTGACAATCTCCCTGCTTCCAGTCGACATGAAGACTGTcaagagagagaagcaggagaTTATGTTGTTTTTAGGAGTAGTTTTAGGAGTAATAATCTCCTTTAACAGGGTAATCTTGATGTCTGTGTTTTACAGGGTAAAAGTTTTGATGTTGTCTTCAAATGGCCATATTTACACAATGAATGTTTACTGTATTTTGAATgttgtacacagacacaagaACTTGTTTTATATTTACTCTTTTTGATTGTATCATGGATATCCTGTCTAATACAGacatatttttgtcatttagaCATattttttgcttgtgttttccgTATATGCTTTTATTGTTAATAGCGCTGTGTTACACTGCATTGTTGGTTATGgctaaacatcttttttttagGTTTAAACAACATTGTATCCTGATACAGACCAGCATTTTACAGCACATTTCAGCAAAACTAAAGCTGACTAAGCTTAATGTAATTATTATGCActgatatttattatttttcaactAAACATGAGAGATTTCCATCATGAGAGGCTTTGAACTTCAAGCCATGTTAGACTTTGTAGCCAGCTGGTCGCATCAATTTTACATGGATGGCAACTTACACTGGCTGCAAAGGGGACCTGTAATTAAAGCAGCTTTTACTATGAGAAACCTCCTTTAAAGTACCtataatattgtatatatatatttaaagtcATATTTTTGCTTACagttatcaaatatgtttaaatgaTTCTGTTTTAAGTCAAATACTCTtctgttctaaaaaaaaaaaaaaaagagctctgTTGTAGTTTTGCACATTATGCTTGCAAATAACCTGACTTCATTATTATGTagtgtgttgatgttgttgtgatATTGTTTTGAACACTGTACATGGCTGTACATACTAATGTTGTCATATCATTGTGCCTGATAAAAACATGAACTGTAAATCAACTTTATGTGATTTGTGCTCACCAAATGAATGTTAGTTTTCCTCTTGAAATAGCATCTCGTcaccatatacagtaaaatcatTAACACAGAATGGAAGATGTTTTGGTTTTCAATGGCTGTGCAAATAATGACAATTAGAATAGCCTATTCTGAAATCCATGGGATGACTATGCTCCTTTTAAAAAGAATGAATTTATCCTGCAGGTTACAAAGAACAACAGAAACTTGATCTGCAAGTACTAAACACAGTTTCAACACCCAAAAGTTAAGACATTGTTTAAAACATAATATAATTTGCCAATCGACATATACTCAATTGAAAATAGTAAACGTACAAAAAAGAATGGTTTACCTCATCCACTAATTGGGATTTGTAAAAATAACATGCTTACTCTAAATCTGATGCCAATAATagttcaaacaaacacacagcgtcCCAACATTTTTGTATGAATACTGCTCCCAGATCACTGCTGCGAAGTGATCAGGAGGGGGCGCTGCAGTGCacaaaattcagttttttaacaTGTACTCAAAAGGACCCCAGAGTCTATCCTCTAGCGCCACCCTCAGGACAAACTTTACACTTGTTTCTCCACTCTTGGTAACTAGCTTAGTGAAGATAAACCATTACATTTAGTTTGATATTATTCATATTCAGCTACAAAAACCCTTCTAGAGGACTGACCTGAagaccaaacaaacatgagaTTTGAAAACAGAGGTCTGACTTCGTGTTGTGATCAATAAGTGTGGACCCAGTTATTCTAAGACACACTGTTTTGCGATAATTAAAAAACCTTGAATAAATTGGCCTTCACATTTAAAATCACAGTCTTCATCATGGCATATATAAGCAAGTAGCAGCTCACACATTTAGAGTCAGTGTCTCCATTTCAAAGCCTTCTTTTTAATCAATGCATTGTTTATCTTCAAACAGCAGCATGAGAGAGTTGTTAAACCCACCACAAACATACCACCACAGCCCCTGTTACACAGACAACTGGTtcactttctgttgtttttgtcagagTACCAACAtcacatgacaaaatgtgacaAGACAACAATGGAGACGTGAAAGCAGATAAAAATGGTGCCCAGAATTTGTGTCCACTGCTGGATTAAACAGCAAAGTGAAAATGAGaattatagtgtgtgtgtgtgtgtgtgtgtgtgtgtgtgtgtgtgtgtttgtgtgtgtgtgtgcatgtgtgtgtgtatgtgtgtgtgtgtgtgtgtgtgtgtgtatgtgtgtgtgtgtaaactatgaaacaaacaataacaaaaaggGTGCAGCTACATTGAAAGATCAGGTCTGTAAAAGAATGAGTGTTGTCTAGATAGGGACGGGTGTCTCTACTGCAGTGTATTGGATGGATAGAACTAGATCAGTTTTCCATAGAGAtccataaaaaaatgttttccattgTGCAAAGTGAGTGTTGTTCTTTGATTTCCAGCTCATGAGGATAGTTTTCTTGGCGGTGGTTAGGACTATGAAGAGTAATTTATTGTTCACTGTGTGACAGAGAACGTTTCCAGCTCTTCGTCTCCTCGTCCTCTGCATACCTGAGAGGGCCGAGTGTCCAGTGTGGATCCTCTAGTCCAGCAGACAGAGGCTACATTCCTGAGTCTCCTGCATGATTGCGGCTCAGGTCCAAGTCTCTCAGATTGGAGGGGTTGGTGCTCAGAGCTGAGACCACAGAAGCACAGCCCTCCTCtctgatcagacagcctgacatcCTGAAAACAATAGCTTGCATGACGCCCTGGACAAAACACACCTTCAGCACCCCCAAGCTgcttaagagcagcttcagccTAAAGGAAtggcacaggaaatcattcctacctggtgccatcagacttCATAACACTCACTCCATAACACACAAtaacctggatgactgagaacctgaaTCAATATCATTTCATAGCAGATTTATCGTAGTATTAAAGAACAACATTAACAGTAACTCAAACGTCCCAACGTAAGCCAACATTTACAACTGGACCCTGAAAATGAAGCAGTCAAATGAAATTCaaccatcatttattttcatttgaacaCCTACTGTGACATAAAGGCTTTTTGCTCCGTAGCATGACTTGCTCTGACTCTCATATCCATTTTACTGCTCTTGGCAACACCTTTGCTTACCATGCATTTATAAGTTAAACGATCTACTGTGAGAATGAAGCCATAAGATGATAACCTTTTTGTATACCATTTCATGCCATTCCAAGAGCCTTGACTATCTTTCGCCACACCAGTGACAGGCAAGGAAACGCAAAGTCCTCTACAGGGGCATACATAttacaatgaaataaatatagaaaattgcatttaaaatatacattaaaaacaagtaggaagacatcaagaaaataaacaaaaaaagttaaGAAATAGGAAAGTAGTTTTCACTGATGCTGTATAGACATCGGTCTTCTTCGAAACTGAGTAAATAGGTACATCTCTGCCTCTCATTTGGCAAACACACTGACCTGACGCCAACTGGACTGAATgattaaaatatacatttacaaaaatatttgATCGAACCAGGGCTGTCAACATTTTTTCTTAGATTTAATACTTATTTCATAACATTCATACGTACTGAACGTGTTCGGCCCACCACCTGTTATTGGTGAGTCAATTTTAAGAAACTTTGTTTGAGTCTAATGTTACACCAGCCATGGTTCTGAAGTATTTACGGACATTTGGACCCTCACGAAATTCTAGTGTAACTACCATAGGGTAGGCTACCTCGTAACATAGATCCATTTCAGTTTTCATAGTTTATCTGTCTATGGTTGGGAGGGATGACTTACAAAAACTCTAGTGTCTCTGTATTGAAAACGTCACTGGTATTGatctgttattgtttttctctttcattctcaCCTTTAGGTAGGTTCATGGTTAGCGATAGCTAGCGATCCACTGGTTCTTGCCAATTATCGACCTGTCTCCACTTTCCCTTTTTTATCCAAAATACTTGAGAGAATTGTTGCTGATCAACTGACTGCCCACCTTTCTGCCAATAATCTCTATGACAATTTTCAGTCAGGTTTCCGCTCCTGTCACTCTACCGAGACTGCCCTAACTAGAGTAGTTAATGACCTACTTGTCActgctgactctggatcagccTCCTTGCTTTTAATTCTTGACTTAAGTTCGGCCTTCAATACCGTAGATCATTGTGTGCTTCTACACCGACTGGAGCATTACGTTGGTGTTCACGGGCTGGCACTCTCATGGTTCCAGTCCTACTTATCTAGTAGAACCCAATGTGTTAGTTTTAATGACTTCTGGTCTGAATCCACTACAGTTACTGCTGGTGTGCCCCAGGGGTCTGTCCTGGGCcctctgttgttctgtattTATATGCTCCCTCTGGGTAGGATAATTGAAGAATATGGTATAAAATTCCACTTatatgctgatgacacacagctaTACATTCCACTACAGCCTAATGACCCTGCTCAAATACAAAACCTGGAAATATGTGTAAACCGAATCAGGATCTGGATGAGTCATAACTTTCTCATGCTTAATACTGCTAAGACCGATTTGCTGGTGATTAAGCCTAATAATTATAAGTTCTCTTCCTAGAGTTTCTGTCTTAATATTGATGGATGTTCGATTTCTGAAAGCATGCACATTAGAAACCTAGGTGTCATCTTTGATCCAACCTTGACTTTCCAGACTCACATCAAGGAAATCACCATGACGGCTTTCTTTCACCTGCGTAATATTGCCAAAATCCGCCCTGCTTTATTCCGGCGTTGCGCCGAGGTGGTTATCCATGCCCTTGAGTCTTCCCGTTTAGATTACTGTAATGTCCTTTTTTCTGGCCTCCCCATCAGTACTACTAGGAGTCTTCAGCTTGTGCAAAATTCAGCCGCCAGACTtataacaaaaacaagcagattcTGTCACATAACTCCTGTCCTGGCATCATTACATTGGCTGCCCATTCAGGCTAGAGCCGATTTTAAAGTTCTTCTTTTAACTTATAAGGCTTTAAACGGACTTGCACCATCTTATTTAACTGAACTACTTTCTCCCTACATTCCATCACGCCCTCTTCGTTCTCTTAGTTCAAACCTTCTCTACATCccatcaatcaataaaaagtcAGCTGGTGGCAGGGCCTTCTCTTACCGTGCTCCTCTTCTATGGAATGGCCTCCCACTAGATATTAAAGAAGCTACATCCACTGCAATTTTTAAGTCCCGTCTTAAAACATACCTCTTTACCCAATATTTTGGTTTAAACTAATTCTTAACCGTTTTATCATTTTCCTCTGGTGTTTTACTACTGTCTTTTATTATTGTACTTgattttattgtaaagtgtaTTGAGACCATTTACCATGGTGATTTTGcactttaaataataaattgattgattgattgattgatggttggtttgtttttgcagtgGCCCCCATTGTCATTGATAGAAGTGACAAAGTAATACTTTGTTTCACCAACCACAGCATTTAATTCAGAGGCTACTGAAATGCTTCTCTCTGTCTATGTAGGCGAGTAAACCACCGCTCTGGTGCCACTGGTCAGATGATAAAATCGGTTATCTTAGCGCGGCAAAATGCTTTTGTATCTTTCAAGTAGAGTTATTTTTAGGTAATTATTGGACAACTTTTTATGATGTGTGCCTGAAAAAAATATAGAGTTCTGGACCTCAGtgacattaaaggagaactttggccgtttttaacccacatccctgttgatcgaggttactgagtgctgtcagtagaaaaaataacgtgaatttttttgcacaatattgaccagatatcaggaaGGCAGATAAAACGAACCTATGgggcaggggcggttctagggggggggggccaacaggggccagtgcccccgtaactctgagtctggacccccctgtggcccccccgacagggagtctgcatcaataatataatgacagatttcttgcactgattttttactgaagggaaaggtggaaataaagtgtctcagcagtttactacccaatcaaagtTGTTGAAATtataaacattgtttgaagtcccatttatcccttatctgaatgagggatttgtcttttcccaggttgtatgtgccccctaacaaaaaagccggccccaacctggcccccctattaaaactggtctagaaccgccactgctatgggggcagacatccttaagtttcactttcggttatgtctgccccaATAGGTttgctttagctgccgttctgatactctgtaaatattgtgccaaatgttctcgttatttttcctaatgacagcactcggtaacctcgatcaacagggatatgggttaaaaatgGCCGAAGCTCTCCTTTAATGCTGGGTACAGCCATGCTGCTAGATAGATGCTCAGAGGccactggcacaggagggtttgttagtctgtcgacagtagcaaacaggGAACGTGCATGATTATTGTTTTTGGTTAtcatgtctgagaagaaggccTGCTTTGACCTTTTCagttctaaattaaaaatgtaaagtctctctttatgaATGTCTAGAGAAAGcctcaatgaatatgtcactgGTGTTTTCAGCGTATTGAGAACATTTTTGTAAGcagatatatcactctcaaGGAAAAGACAGCAATGATCAGAAAGAGCAACATCAGATACTAGAACTTTAGAAAAGTTCAGACCCTTGGAGATTACCAAGTCTAGGATGTGGCCcctcccag of Sparus aurata chromosome 17, fSpaAur1.1, whole genome shotgun sequence contains these proteins:
- the ncam3 gene encoding neural cell adhesion molecule 1; the protein is MNQSALILRTALLLLLLMYGTDAEMTIVTTKQDVQVGEQILLLCKAGAEGEITWTKDGVDIDEENVKKFDETSSKMIINKATMQDAGRYTCHCEFDSGHIDKTEKQLYVYEGPSFGQTTTYHEFLKDTDGVVPCLVTGQPAVDVQWFRDNKEIPSHEWSHMRQLSDNSLLIKNVKREDAGTYVCRAQIRGRPVFQNLSISVVVNAPPTTRLREEQKKVLAGPESNVTLLCLVDGHPQPNINWTMPNSIDPSRHHFNSDRSQLTIRSVTRADYGEYVCTATNKIAESSATIMLHVFEAPEVFVSAEQQSVSVGERVSVSCNVSGHPQPELHWLNKHNGRTVDSSGHVRVVDGALVIEEVLSSDGGLYSCMAVSTSGNASRDVAIHTEPGPPHYLSVSPGPSSVFFSLKTLPISGGTPITHFALQWRQSAAEQWKEAMVPASDPLAITTLRQYTMYTVRLAAVNAVGAGQFSEPTNVRTLGIQGEPDSPVLTVDQMKVERNSFSVPVKQSDDGGNPLQHYNIRYRQDKEGAEWKEMQLSPSTDSISLKELSFGSGYQLEVIAVNTNGSSLPSMFNFTIGEQPVSSRSMTKGSVIGTVMVIFLVVFLVVDATCCYRNHCGLLMSIAVKLFGYKVPGLKMLEDGDGTTNGEVKLKGISTPRSSTAGIKTTECGQLTEVTCDKASLTKHEKIQPDRDLHHANV